Proteins from a genomic interval of Halopseudomonas litoralis:
- the lolA gene encoding outer membrane lipoprotein chaperone LolA: MIRKLLRSTIAAVCLAALPLAVMADDQARAAERLNELLSQARTMTGGFSQMTLSSNGANLQETTGTLALKRPGMFRWHTDPPLEQLLISDGERMWLYDPDLEQVTIQKMDKRLSHTPALLLSGDVSQLQQNFTIEWTEGGNVQDFTLTPREPDSMFDHLRISFTDGMINDMQMNDPIGQRTNILFRNVELNQPLDDSQFTFVVPSGVDVISE, translated from the coding sequence ATGATCCGCAAACTACTGCGTTCCACTATTGCAGCCGTATGCCTTGCTGCGCTGCCCCTGGCCGTGATGGCCGACGATCAGGCCCGCGCTGCCGAACGACTGAACGAACTTTTGTCCCAGGCCCGTACCATGACGGGCGGCTTCTCGCAGATGACGCTCAGCTCCAACGGCGCCAATCTGCAGGAGACCACCGGTACCCTGGCGCTCAAGCGCCCCGGCATGTTCCGCTGGCACACTGATCCGCCGCTGGAGCAACTGTTGATCTCCGATGGCGAACGGATGTGGTTGTATGACCCGGATCTGGAGCAGGTCACCATTCAGAAGATGGACAAGCGCCTGAGCCATACTCCGGCGCTGTTGTTGTCAGGTGACGTCAGCCAGCTGCAGCAGAATTTCACTATCGAATGGACCGAGGGCGGCAATGTGCAGGATTTCACCCTGACACCCCGAGAACCCGACTCCATGTTCGATCACCTGCGGATCTCCTTCACCGATGGCATGATCAACGACATGCAGATGAATGACCCTATCGGTCAGCGTACCAACATCCTGTTCCGCAATGTCGAGCTGAACCAGCCCCTGGATGACAGCCAGTTCACCTTCGTTGTGCCGTCCGGGGTCGATGTCATCAGTGAGTGA